The Merismopedia glauca CCAP 1448/3 genomic sequence GTTCATGCTACAGCAACGAGACTACACCTTGATTATCGATAAAAGTGGCAGTATGTCCCTCAAAGACCAGCCAGGTAATAAAAGTCGCTGGCAAGCGATGCAAGAATCTGCGTTAGCATTAGCTAGTAAGTGTGAAGAATTAGACCCAGATGGCATTACAGTTTACCTATTTTCGGGCAAGTTTAAACGCTATGACAATGTGACTAGCACTAAAGTTGCTCAGATTTTCCACGAGAATGAACCATCTGGACGTACCGATCTAGCTGCTGTTCTTTTGGATGCAACCAATAACTACTTCCAACGCAAAACCACTGGTAAAACCCAAATCAATGGCGAAACCATCTTAGTAGTTACAGATGGAGAACCAGACGATCGCAAAGCAGTGATGAAGGTAATAATTGAAGCTTCCAGACGGATGGATAAAGATGAAGAATTAGCTATTTCTTTTATTCAAGTTGGTAATGATAGGGATGCGACTAAGTTTCTCAAAATCTTAGATGATGAATTAAAAACGGCTGGCGCGAAGTTTGATATTGTCGATACTGTGACTATGGATGATATGGAAGATATGACTCTGACAGAAGTTTTAATCAATGCTATAACTGACTAAAAATTGTCGATCTTTTTGATTGAGGTAATTCTATGGAATCTTTAGACGATTTGTTATCTCAAATTAAAGCTGAGTATACTGAAAAAACTCCCAATCCATCTCCAAAATCTTCTCCTTTGATTGAAGAATACAAGCGACAAGCCCATAATAATGCTAGTCCATATTCAGTTACTCCTACTCAGCCAAATCTTCCCGATTTAACTCAAGAATATAGCTTGATTTCCGAAT encodes the following:
- a CDS encoding vWA domain-containing protein, which encodes MLQQRDYTLIIDKSGSMSLKDQPGNKSRWQAMQESALALASKCEELDPDGITVYLFSGKFKRYDNVTSTKVAQIFHENEPSGRTDLAAVLLDATNNYFQRKTTGKTQINGETILVVTDGEPDDRKAVMKVIIEASRRMDKDEELAISFIQVGNDRDATKFLKILDDELKTAGAKFDIVDTVTMDDMEDMTLTEVLINAITD